A single region of the Silene latifolia isolate original U9 population chromosome 8, ASM4854445v1, whole genome shotgun sequence genome encodes:
- the LOC141596078 gene encoding uncharacterized protein LOC141596078 isoform X2, which produces MSSSIIHCTYGTHGPHGGCHGRGPHRDGCHGPHEGRRGPHDGGYHPHEGGHRPHEGRRGPHDGGYHPHEGGHRPHEGRRGPHDGGYHPHEGGHRPHEGDHGRGSHESGRRPDCGHDGCRHPHEGCHDGCHQHGPHDGCHHPHGSHGHPSYRIYCKRPGCGKDYCVTVRHDKLCLALPSNHDNHQLELIKKPVCHDNSVLWSENGDISCGFKYLRTHTDHNMVIDAWTGDIHDGTQIGTYPENHRHHGDPHCNADNQLWKFVLV; this is translated from the exons ATGAGTAGTAGTATTATTCATTGTACTTATGGTACTCACGGTCCTCATGGCGGTTGTCATGGTCGTGGTCCTCATCGTGATGGTTGTCATGGTCCTCATGAAGGTAGGCGTGGCCCTCATGATGGTGGTTATCATCCTCATGAAGGTGGTCATCGTCCTCATGAAGGTAGGCGTGGCCCTCATGACGGTGGTTATCATCCTCATGAAGGTGGTCATCGTCCTCATGAAGGTAGGCGTGGCCCTCATGACGGTGGTTATCATCCTCATGAAGGTGGTCATCGTCCTCATGAAGGTGATCATGGCCGTGGTTCTCATGAAAGTGGTCGTCGTCCTGACTGTGGTCATGATGGTTGTCGTCATCCTCATGAGGGTTGTCATGATGGTTGTCATCAACATGGTCCTCATGATGGTTGTCACCATCCTCATGGTAGTCATGGACATCCAAGTTACAGGATTTATTGCAAAAGGCCGGGATGTGGGAAAGATTACTGTGTCACTGTGCGACATGACAAATTGTGTCTTGCACTTCCAAGCAACCACGATAATCACCAG TTGGAATTGATTAAGAAGCCAGTTTGCCATGATAATTCAGTTTTGTGGTCCGAGAATGGAGATATAAGTTGTGGGTTTAAATATTTAAGGACACACACTGATCACAACATGGTTATAGATGCTTGGACGGGTGACATCCATGATGGCACTCAAATTGGAACTTATCCTGAGAACCACCGCCACCATGGAGATCCGCATTGCAATGCTGACAATCAACTATGGAAATTCGTCCTCGTGTGA
- the LOC141596079 gene encoding stem-specific protein TSJT1-like, with amino-acid sequence MLAIFSKTLVDAPKELNSPGSISFGSGNINNKPKLPEEIVRIFQQAYSQNTPLSIGLGNSAFLAYSPCKGPLLRHQRTFCGIDNMYCIFLGNLSNLNTLIKQYGLGKSTNDAMFVIEAYRTLRDRGPYPVDQVLKDLEGCFGFVIFDKNAGTVFAALGADQRVELFWGVAADGSVVISDNKDIIKASCAKSFAAFPSGCMYHSEMGLMSYEHPKNKLKAMPRIDSEGAVCGANFKVDVSSKKASMPRVGSEVNWAFPGSRA; translated from the exons ATGTTGGCAATTTTTAGCAAGACTTTGGTGGATGCACCAAAAGAGTTGAACAGCCCGGGTTCGATATCATTCGGGTCGGGTAATATTAATAATAAGCCTAAGTTACCTGAAGAAATTGTGAGGATATTTCAACAAGCTTATTCCCAAAATACCCCTCTATCGATTGGTCTTGGCAATTCTGCTTTTCTTGCTTATTCTCCATGCAAAGGCCCTCTACTTCGCCACCAAAG GACGTTCTGTGGAATAGACAACATGTACTGCATATTCTTGGGAAATTTGAGCAACTTAAACACCTTAATTAAGCAATATGGCTTAGGCAAGTCTACCAATGATGCCATGTTTGTAATTGAAGCGTACCGGACGCTCCGAGACCGTGGCCCGTATCCGGTTGATCAAGTTCTTAAGGACCTTGAAGGCTGCTTTGGTTTTGTTATCTTTGATAAAAATGCTGGCACTGTTTTTGCTGCTCTG GGTGCAGATCAAAGAGTTGAACTATTTTGGGGAGTTGCTGCTGATGGATCTGTTGTTATTTCTGATAATAAAGATATCATAAAAGCAAGCTGTGCTAAATCATTTGCAGCTTTTCCTTCTG GATGCATGTATCACAGTGAAATGGGACTAATGAGTTATGAGCATCCAAAGAACAAATTAAAGGCAATGCCAAGAATTGATAGTGAAGGTGCAGTGTGTGGAGCAAATTTTAAGGTGGATGTTAGCTCTAAGAAAGCCTCTATGCCTCGAGTTGGTAGTGAAGTTAATTGGGCCTTTCCGGGTTCTCGGGCCTGA
- the LOC141594001 gene encoding uncharacterized protein LOC141594001 — translation MALPEIICLKSVYNNKYLRYRHENVQTHGLLQFSVDTVLGSTAQFEVVQAQCGDGLVHLKSRYMNRFLVRWSPNHYWITASAEEPNENKGEWSCTLFKPIIIENGGATKKARIMHVQLGHYACLWRIGAPFDSCLFAGSKDTDHDSCDLFSIIDWSSALKLPQNVAFKGDNGKYIGAFSHNGRPCFKFSFDDPNDPKVAQEVFGSRDGTVYIKSKYYGKFWRLDKDDDLIVADVIEPNNIDNHASAMFRVNVIDINSVALLNMSKTWFVKRLSIAHEYVSLLNAANQSVDHYATFEVKDLGK, via the exons ATGGCATTGCCTGAGATCATATGCTTAAAATCAGTATACAATAACAAGTACTTGCGTTATCGACATGAGAACGTTCAAACTCATGGCCTTCTTCAATTTTCGGTTGACACAGTTTTAGGTTCAACCGCGCAATTTGAAGTGGTTCAAGCTCAATGTGGAGATGGCCTAGTTCACCTCAAATCCCGCTACATGAATAGATTCTTAGTCAG GTGGTCACCAAATCATTATTGGATAACGGCCTCTGCGGAGGAACCAAATGAGAACAAAGGCGAGTGGTCATGTACGTTATTTAAGCCCATAATCATAGAGAACGGCGGCGCAACCAAAAAGGCTAGAATCATGCACGTCCAACTCGGCCATTACGCGTGCCTATGGCGGATCGGTGCACCTTTTGATTCATGCTTGTTCGCGGGATCGAAGGACACTGATCACGACTCATGTGACCTTTTCAGCATTATAGACTGGTCATCCGCTCTCAAATTACCCCAAAATGTGGCATTTAAAGGTGATAACGGAAAATACATAGGCGCATTCTCACACAACGGAAGGCCGTGCTTTAAATTTTCGTTTGATGACCCTAATGACCCGAAAGTTGCGCAAGAAGTGTTTGGTTCTCGTGATGGTACCGTGTACATAAAATCCAAGTATTATGGTAAGTTTTGGAGGCTCGACAAGGACGATGATTTAATTGTGGCGGACGTAATTGAGCCTAATAATATCGATAATCATGCTAGTGCAATGTTTCGGGTTAATGTGATTGACATTAATAGCGTGGCTCTACTCAATATGTCTAAGACATGGTTTGTTAAAAGATTGAGTATTGCTCATGAGTATGTAAGTTTGTTGAACGCAGCTAACCAATCTGTGGATCACTATGCTACATTTGAGGTCAAAGACTTGGGAAAATGA
- the LOC141596080 gene encoding E3 ubiquitin-protein ligase AIRP2-like isoform X2, which translates to MWASELPREYDGACLQMRMSYAPAAHFLLFLVQWTDCHLAGALGLLRILIYKVYVDGTTTMSTHERKASIREFYAVIYPSLLQLENGVTDTEDKKQKSVCMERYRKRDELRHFSDVDSEREEECGICMESYSKIVLPNCNHALCLKCYREWRSRSQSCPFCRDSLKRVNSSDLWVFTDSRDVVDMATLTKENLRRLFMYIEKLPLIIPESLFDAYDSHLK; encoded by the exons ATGTG GGCATCTGAGTTACCTAGAGAATATGATGGGGcttgccttcaaatgagaatgtCCTATGCTCCTGCTGCCCACTTTTTGCTTTTCTTGGTGCAGTGGACCGATTGTCACCTGGCAGGAGCGTTGGGCTTGTTGAGAATTCTTATCTATAAG GTTTATGTTGATGGCACCACTACCATGTCAACACATGAAAGGAAAGCAAGTATTCGAGAGTTTTATG CGGTAATTTATCCTTCTTTGTTGCAACTTGAAAATGGTGTTACTGATACAGAAGATAAAAAACAGAAATCTGTGTGCATGGAGAGATACCGCAAAAGAGATGAACTCAGACACTTCTCTGATGTTGATAGCGAAAGGGAGGAAGAGTGTGGTATTTGCATGGAGAGTTATAGTAAAATTGTGCTGCCAAATTGTAACCATGCCTTGTGCCTGAAATGCTATCGAGAATG GCGGTCTAGATCGCAGTCATGCCCGTTCTGCCGAGATAGCCTCAAGAGGGTGAATTCCAGTGATCTCTGGGTGTTCACCGACAGCAGAGACGTGGTTGACATGGCGACTTTGACTAAGGAGAATCTGAGGAGGCTGTTTATGTACATAGAGAAACTGCCCTTGATTATTCCGGAATCTTTATTCGATGCCTATGATTCACACCTGAAATGA
- the LOC141596085 gene encoding uncharacterized protein LOC141596085, with protein sequence MASVPCAIELEPKTLNPGQINHARELAVVFQQIEPQEASDLFIQGLERVDSIGGVGQIIEGDDVNPLGNMVDVSSKDMESGKRERTHNCLCKNLFIDSPDEICHKEPVTAPF encoded by the exons ATGGCTAGTGTACCGTGTGCTATCGAATTGGAGCCGAAGACCTTGAATCCTGGACAAATCAATCATGCTCGG gAGCTAGCAGTAGTGTTTCAACAAATAGAGCCCCAAGAAGCCTCTGACCTCTTCATTCAG GGACTTGAACGAGTCGACTCAATAGGAGGCGTAGGCCAGATTATTGAAGGAGACGATGTGAATCCGTTGGGAAACATGGTTGATGTAAGTAGCAAGGACATGGAGAGTGGTAAAAGGGAAAGGACACATAATTGCTTGTGCAAGAACCTCTTCATTGATTCTCCGGACGAGATTTGCCACAAAGAGCCTGTTACCGCTCCTTTCTAA
- the LOC141594002 gene encoding uncharacterized protein LOC141594002 has protein sequence MALPALVCLKSNYNNKFLRYRHENIQTHGLLQFSGEKASVEFAQFEVVQAQCGDGLVHIKSRYTNRFLVRWSPNHNWITASAHQLNENKSDWSCTLFKPIIIEQGVTMKVRIMHVQLGHYLSLWRTGEPFNSCLIAGSKDIDRDSCDVFSVIDWSSIFKLPKIVAFKGENGKYIGAYSHNGRPCLQFSFDNPNDPKVAQEVIHSRDGTVFIKSKYYGKFWRLDKDDLIVADVVEPNNIDNCASAMFRVNVIDINTVALLNMSKTWFVKRYSNGYESLLNAAAETMDRFATLEVTDLGN, from the exons ATGGCCTTGCCTGCACTTGTATGCTTGAAATCAAACTACAATAACAAGTTCCTCCGTTACCGACACGAAAACATTCAAACTCACGGCCTTCTACAATTTTCCGGTGAAAAAGCTTCTGTTGAATTTGCTCAATTTGAAGTTGTTCAAGCTCAATGTGGAGATGGCCTTGTCCACATCAAATCCCGCTACACCAATCGGTTCTTAGTCAG GTGGTCGCCGAATCATAATTGGATAACGGCCTCAGCTCATCaactaaatgagaacaaaagcgATTGGTCATGTACGTTGTTTAAGCCGATAATCATAGAGCAAGGTGTGACAATGAAGGTTAGAATCATGCACGTCCAACTCGGCCATTACTTGTCCCTATGGCGAACCGGGGAACCTTTCAATTCGTGTTTAATCGCAGGATCGAAGGACATTGATCGCGACTCATGTGACGTTTTCAGCGTTATAGACTGGTCATCCATTTTCAAATTGCCTAAAATTGTGGCATTTAAAGGTGAGAACGGAAAATATATAGGCGCATACTCGCATAACGGAAGGCCATGCCTTCAATTTTCGTTCGATAACCCTAATGACCCGAAGGTTGCACAAGAAGTGATTCATTCTCGTGATGGGACCGTGTTCATAAAATCGAAGTATTATGGCAAGTTTTGGAGGCTCGACAAGGATGATTTAATTGTGGCGGACGTAGTTGAGCCTAATAATATCGATAATTGTGCTAGTGCAATGTTTCGGGTTAATGTAATTGACATTAATACCGTGGCGTTACTCAATATGTCTAAGACATGGTTTGTTAAGAGGTACTCGAATGGGTACGAAAGTTTGTTGAATGCAGCTGCCGAAACTATGGATCGCTTTGCTACGCTAGAGGTGACGGACTTGGGAAATTGA
- the LOC141596083 gene encoding sphingolipid delta(4)-desaturase DES1-like: MGAEGGIERDNEGVTMANDFFWSYTDEPHASRRRQILSQYPQIKALFGPDPWAFAKITVVVLLQLATATLLKDASYIKILMVAYFFGSFLNHNLFLAIHELSHNLAFSTPSYNRWLGMFANLPIGVPMSVTFQKYHLEHHRYQGVDGIDMDIPSKPEAYMVRNAFTKSIWVIFQLFLYALRPLFLKPKPPCLWEFTNLTVQLSLDFAMVYFYGWKSFAYLIASTFVGGGLHPMAGHFISEHYVFNPTQETYSYYGPLNYLTWHVGYHNEHHDFPRIPGTKLHMVKEIAPEYYNSLESYKSWSQVIYNYVMDSTIGPFSRMKRKPRKSE, encoded by the exons ATGGGTGCAGAAGGAGGGATTGAGAGAGATAATGAAGGTGTAACAATGGCGAATGATTTCTTTTGGTCTTATACTGATGAACCTCATGCTTCTCGTAGAAGACAGATTCTCTCTCAATACCCTCAGATTAAAGCACTTTTTGGTCCTGATCCTTGGGCTTTTGCTAAG ATTACAGTGGTTGTGTTACTTCAACTGGCTACGGCTACGCTACTCAAGGATGCAAGTTACATCAAAATCTTGATGGTTGCCTACTTTTTTGGGTCATTCCTAAACCACAACCTTTTCTTGGCGATACACGAGCTCAGTCACAACCTAGCCTTCTCGACTCCATCTTACAACCGTTGGCTTGGAATGTTCGCAAACCTTCCTATCGGTGTCCCAATGTccgtcactttccaaaagtaccATCTCGAGCATCATCGATATCAAGGGGTTGACGGAATCGACATGGACATTCCAAGCAAACCAGAAGCCTATATGGTCAGAAATGCATTTACTAAATCCATATGGGTAATATTTCAACTCTTCTTGTACGCGCTCCGGCCTCTATTCCTCAAACCAAAACCTCCTTGTTTATGGGAATTCACTAACCTGACCGTGCAACTATCGCTTGATTTTGCCATGGTTTACTTCTACGGCTGGAAGTCTTTCGCGTACCTAATTGCTTCAACTTTTGTTGGTGGCGGGTTACATCCAATGGCCGGTCACTTCATCTCCGAGCACTACGTCTTTAACCCTACTCAAGAAACATACTCTTACTACGGTCCCTTGAATTATCTAACGTGGCACGTGGGGTACCACAACGAACACCACGATTTCCCTAGGATTCCGGGAACCAAGCTTCACATGGTCAAGGAGATTGCACCCGAGTATTACAACAGTCTAGAGTCGTACAAGTCTTGGAGCCAGGTTATTTATAATTATGTTATGGATAGTACAATCGGACCTTTCAGTCGGATGAAGAGAAAACCTAGGAAGTCAGAGTAG
- the LOC141596076 gene encoding ricin B-like lectin R40G3 isoform X1 translates to MSSSIIHCTYGTHGPHGGCHGRGPHRDGCHGPHEGGRRPHDGGYHPHEGGHRPHEGDHGRGPHEGGRRPDCGHGQGHPHEGGHDGCRHPHEGCHDDCPRDGCHHPHGSHGHPSYRIYCKRPGCGKDYCVTVRHDKLCLALPSNHDNHQLWHKEKTSGSHHFMIISNANGKCVNHIRRHVQLELVKKPVCHDNSVLWSESGDISCGFKFLRTYTDQSMVMDAWTGDIHDGTQIGIHPENHRHHGDPHHNADNQLWKFVLV, encoded by the exons ATGAGTAGTAGTATTATTCATTGTACTTATGGTACTCATGGTCCTCATGGTGGTTGTCATGGCCGTGGTCCTCATCGTGATGGTTGTCATGGTCCTCATGAAGGTGGTCGTCGCCCTCATGACGGTGGTTATCATCCTCATGAAGGTGGTCATCGTCCTCATGAAGGTGATCATGGCCGTGGTCCTCATGAAGGTGGTCGTCGTCCTGACTGTGGTCATGGTCAAGGTCATCCTCACGAAGGTGGTCATGATGGTTGTCGTCATCCGCATGAGGGTTGTCATGACGATTGTCCTCGTGATGGTTGTCACCATCCTCATGGTAGTCATGGACATCCAAGTTACAGGATTTATTGCAAAAGGCCGGGATGTGGGAAAGATTACTGTGTCACTGTTCGACATGACAAATTGTGCCTTGCACTTCCAAGCAACCACGATAATCACCAG TTATGGCACAAAGAGAAGACTAGCGGGTCTCATCATTTTATGATTATTAGTAATGCCAATGGAAAGTGCGTTAACCACATTCGTAGGCACGTTCAG TTGGAATTGGTGAAAAAGCCAGTTTGCCATGATAATTCAGTTTTGTGGTCCGAGAGTGGAGATATAAGTTGTGGGTTTAAATTTTTAAGGACATACACTGATCAGAGCATGGTTATGGATGCTTGGACGGGTGACATCCATGATGGCACTCAAATTGGAATTCATCCTGAGAACCACCGTCACCATGGAGATCCGCATCACAATGCTGACAATCAACTTTGGAAATTCGTCCTTGTCTAG
- the LOC141596076 gene encoding uncharacterized protein LOC141596076 isoform X2: protein MSSSIIHCTYGTHGPHGGCHGRGPHRDGCHGPHEGGRRPHDGGYHPHEGGHRPHEGDHGRGPHEGGRRPDCGHGQGHPHEGGHDGCRHPHEGCHDDCPRDGCHHPHGSHGHPSYRIYCKRPGCGKDYCVTVRHDKLCLALPSNHDNHQLELVKKPVCHDNSVLWSESGDISCGFKFLRTYTDQSMVMDAWTGDIHDGTQIGIHPENHRHHGDPHHNADNQLWKFVLV from the exons ATGAGTAGTAGTATTATTCATTGTACTTATGGTACTCATGGTCCTCATGGTGGTTGTCATGGCCGTGGTCCTCATCGTGATGGTTGTCATGGTCCTCATGAAGGTGGTCGTCGCCCTCATGACGGTGGTTATCATCCTCATGAAGGTGGTCATCGTCCTCATGAAGGTGATCATGGCCGTGGTCCTCATGAAGGTGGTCGTCGTCCTGACTGTGGTCATGGTCAAGGTCATCCTCACGAAGGTGGTCATGATGGTTGTCGTCATCCGCATGAGGGTTGTCATGACGATTGTCCTCGTGATGGTTGTCACCATCCTCATGGTAGTCATGGACATCCAAGTTACAGGATTTATTGCAAAAGGCCGGGATGTGGGAAAGATTACTGTGTCACTGTTCGACATGACAAATTGTGCCTTGCACTTCCAAGCAACCACGATAATCACCAG TTGGAATTGGTGAAAAAGCCAGTTTGCCATGATAATTCAGTTTTGTGGTCCGAGAGTGGAGATATAAGTTGTGGGTTTAAATTTTTAAGGACATACACTGATCAGAGCATGGTTATGGATGCTTGGACGGGTGACATCCATGATGGCACTCAAATTGGAATTCATCCTGAGAACCACCGTCACCATGGAGATCCGCATCACAATGCTGACAATCAACTTTGGAAATTCGTCCTTGTCTAG
- the LOC141596080 gene encoding E3 ubiquitin-protein ligase AIRP2-like isoform X1, which yields MYVASSGKSFKDSLKVLEADIQHANTLASELPREYDGACLQMRMSYAPAAHFLLFLVQWTDCHLAGALGLLRILIYKVYVDGTTTMSTHERKASIREFYAVIYPSLLQLENGVTDTEDKKQKSVCMERYRKRDELRHFSDVDSEREEECGICMESYSKIVLPNCNHALCLKCYREWRSRSQSCPFCRDSLKRVNSSDLWVFTDSRDVVDMATLTKENLRRLFMYIEKLPLIIPESLFDAYDSHLK from the exons ATGTATGTTGCTTCCTCGGGAAAGTCTTTCAAGGATTCTCTTAAAGTTCTTGAAGCTGATATTCAACATGCTAATACTCT GGCATCTGAGTTACCTAGAGAATATGATGGGGcttgccttcaaatgagaatgtCCTATGCTCCTGCTGCCCACTTTTTGCTTTTCTTGGTGCAGTGGACCGATTGTCACCTGGCAGGAGCGTTGGGCTTGTTGAGAATTCTTATCTATAAG GTTTATGTTGATGGCACCACTACCATGTCAACACATGAAAGGAAAGCAAGTATTCGAGAGTTTTATG CGGTAATTTATCCTTCTTTGTTGCAACTTGAAAATGGTGTTACTGATACAGAAGATAAAAAACAGAAATCTGTGTGCATGGAGAGATACCGCAAAAGAGATGAACTCAGACACTTCTCTGATGTTGATAGCGAAAGGGAGGAAGAGTGTGGTATTTGCATGGAGAGTTATAGTAAAATTGTGCTGCCAAATTGTAACCATGCCTTGTGCCTGAAATGCTATCGAGAATG GCGGTCTAGATCGCAGTCATGCCCGTTCTGCCGAGATAGCCTCAAGAGGGTGAATTCCAGTGATCTCTGGGTGTTCACCGACAGCAGAGACGTGGTTGACATGGCGACTTTGACTAAGGAGAATCTGAGGAGGCTGTTTATGTACATAGAGAAACTGCCCTTGATTATTCCGGAATCTTTATTCGATGCCTATGATTCACACCTGAAATGA
- the LOC141596078 gene encoding uncharacterized protein LOC141596078 isoform X1 — MSSSIIHCTYGTHGPHGGCHGRGPHRDGCHGPHEGRRGPHDGGYHPHEGGHRPHEGRRGPHDGGYHPHEGGHRPHEGRRGPHDGGYHPHEGGHRPHEGDHGRGSHESGRRPDCGHDGCRHPHEGCHDGCHQHGPHDGCHHPHGSHGHPSYRIYCKRPGCGKDYCVTVRHDKLCLALPSNHDNHQLWHKEKTSGSHFMIINNANGKCVNHIGRHVQLELIKKPVCHDNSVLWSENGDISCGFKYLRTHTDHNMVIDAWTGDIHDGTQIGTYPENHRHHGDPHCNADNQLWKFVLV, encoded by the exons ATGAGTAGTAGTATTATTCATTGTACTTATGGTACTCACGGTCCTCATGGCGGTTGTCATGGTCGTGGTCCTCATCGTGATGGTTGTCATGGTCCTCATGAAGGTAGGCGTGGCCCTCATGATGGTGGTTATCATCCTCATGAAGGTGGTCATCGTCCTCATGAAGGTAGGCGTGGCCCTCATGACGGTGGTTATCATCCTCATGAAGGTGGTCATCGTCCTCATGAAGGTAGGCGTGGCCCTCATGACGGTGGTTATCATCCTCATGAAGGTGGTCATCGTCCTCATGAAGGTGATCATGGCCGTGGTTCTCATGAAAGTGGTCGTCGTCCTGACTGTGGTCATGATGGTTGTCGTCATCCTCATGAGGGTTGTCATGATGGTTGTCATCAACATGGTCCTCATGATGGTTGTCACCATCCTCATGGTAGTCATGGACATCCAAGTTACAGGATTTATTGCAAAAGGCCGGGATGTGGGAAAGATTACTGTGTCACTGTGCGACATGACAAATTGTGTCTTGCACTTCCAAGCAACCACGATAATCACCAG TTATGGCACAAAGAAAAGACTAGCGGGTCTCATTTTATGATTATCAATAATGCCAATGGAAAGTGTGTTAACCATATTGGTAGGCATGTTCAG TTGGAATTGATTAAGAAGCCAGTTTGCCATGATAATTCAGTTTTGTGGTCCGAGAATGGAGATATAAGTTGTGGGTTTAAATATTTAAGGACACACACTGATCACAACATGGTTATAGATGCTTGGACGGGTGACATCCATGATGGCACTCAAATTGGAACTTATCCTGAGAACCACCGCCACCATGGAGATCCGCATTGCAATGCTGACAATCAACTATGGAAATTCGTCCTCGTGTGA